One Bradysia coprophila strain Holo2 chromosome IV unlocalized genomic scaffold, BU_Bcop_v1 contig_144, whole genome shotgun sequence DNA window includes the following coding sequences:
- the LOC119071168 gene encoding heat shock factor protein isoform X2, protein MRTFSETATGVPAFLAKLWRLVEDPDTNLIYWQSDGRSFIIQNQAQFARELLPQNYKHNNMASFIRQLNMYGFHKIASIDNGGLKFDKDEMEFSHPCFQRDNPYLLEHIKRKIATTKQAPEDKAAIKPEIVNKVMSEVKVVRGRQDTLDSRFSAMKQENEALWREIAVLRQKHMKQQQIVNKLIQFLVTLVQPSARGGAGMNAMNGVKRRFQLMINDVPDATKKRKHSQDSGPVIHELTEDLLDDCNYDYDTPIDSPTILSPKALSTTQDGDEVSSPTNFRVERMADLINHSNANADDDTNDDEVIVPEDGVSYIIDEHPKNYEWMNSNSATGNGTNQIKAEPVQEYVISYVKPGTQGKTKIETKVAAKPFVAPKSQSPGTSLLNQQQTTKKRPQLLLKMNKPIRNDGKVIQSVVGPSKVVVTKKPTTVTTATTNRNENVRKAASKSYTNQSDFNDSDMPHDLFESTDETISPMLNSDINVASGSYNATLSDDYSKKLMPTSSKNLAIAKYNNKQDGEEIQLNTPEDVNMQLENIQGDLDSLKELFQADTDYSLDANALFGIFGDLDAPFGLSLNPDFPMDKRDDAGTSGSELINYQPYNSLDLSEIMDPDSALAGIEDKQNENADDDSLLNAPELNTPRIDKKTISFNTK, encoded by the exons ATGCGTACATTTAGTGAAACTGCAACTGGTGTACCAGCTTTTCTAGCCAAATTATGGCGACTTGTCGAGGATCCAGACACAAATCTAATTTATTGGCAATCT GATGGTCGAAGCTTCATCATACAGAATCAGGCTCAATTCGCTAGAGAACTTCTTCCACAGAATTACAAGCACAACAATATGGCCAGTTTTATCCGGCAACTTAACATGT ATGGTTTTCATAAAATTGCTTCAATTGATAACGGTGGCCTCAAATTCGACAAAGATGAAATGGAGTTTTCCCATCCATGCTTTCAACGTGATAATCCTTACCTACTGGAGCACATTAAGCGAAAAATTGCGACCACAAAGCAAGCACCGGAAGACAAAGCAGCTATCAAACCCGAAATAGTCAATAAAGTTATGAGTGAAGTGAAAGTTGTACGTGGTCGACAGGATACACTAGATTCACGATTCTCAGCAATGAAACAGGAAAACGAAGCTTTGTGGCGTGAGATTGCCGTTCTGCGACAGAAGCACATGAAGCAGCAGCAAATCGTtaacaaattaattcaatttttggtaACATTGGTGCAACCGTCAGCTCGTGGCGGAGCCGGAATGAATGCAATGAATGGTGTAAAGCGACGGTTCCAATTGATGATCAATGACGTGCCTGATGCGACAAAAAAGCGTAAACATAGTCAAGATTCCGGGCCGGTCATTCATGAGCTCACCGAAGATTTACTAGATGACTGCAACTATGACTATGATACGCCAATTGATTCTCCGACCATACTATCGCCGAAGGCTTTATCAACAACACAAGATGGAGATGAGGTGTCTAGTCCAACAAATTTTAGAGTAGAAAGGATGGCAGACTTAATTAATCATTCAAACGCAAACGCTGACGACGATACAAACGATGATGAAGTTATTGTACCAGAAGACGGCGTCAGCTACATCATCGATGAACACCCAAAAAATTACGAGTGGATGAACTCCAATAGTGCAACGGGAAACGGTACCAATCAAATTAAAGCCGAACCGGTTCAGGAATACGTGATTTCCTACGTAAAGCCAGGAACACAAGGTAAAaccaaaatcgaaacaaaagtTGCAGCAAAACCGTTTGTAGCGCCAAAGTCACAATCGCCCGGAACAAGTTTATTGAATCAACAGCAGACTACGAAAAAACGGCCCCAGTTACTGTTAAAGATGAACAAACCGATTCGCAATGATGGAAAAGTGATTCAATCGGTTGTGGGACCCAGCAAAGTTGTTGTCACGAAAAAGCCAACCACCGTTACTACTGCTACTACCAACCGAAACGAGAATGTTAGAAAGGCGGCTTCAAAGTCTTACACGAACCAAAGTGACTTCAATGACTCGGACATGCCGCACGATTTATTTGAATCGACGGATGAAACAATATCGCCGATGTTAAATAGTGATATCAATGTGGCATCAGGCTCGTACAATGCTACTCTATCAGATGACTACTCAAAGAAACTGATGCCGACAAGTTCGAAAAATTTGGCAATTGCAAAGTATAACAACAAACAAGATGGTgaagaaattcaattgaacACGCC GGAAGATGTTAATATGCAACTGGAGAACATACAAGGAGATTTGGATTCTTTGAAAGAGCTATTCCAAGCTGATACTGACTATTCATTGGATGCCAACGCATTATTCGGG ATATTCGGTGATCTGGACGCACCATTTGGACTATCTTTGAATCCTGATTTTCCCATGGATAAACGTGACG ATGCTGGTACTTCTGGATCTGAATTGATCAACTATCAACCATATAATTCCTTAGATCTGTCGGAAATTATGGATCCGGATTCAGCGCTGGCAGGCATTGAGGATAAACAAAATG aaaatgccGATGATGATTCATTATTAAATGCACCAGAACTGAATACGCCACGAATCGATAAAAAGACTATTTCATTcaacacaaaataa
- the LOC119071168 gene encoding heat shock factor protein isoform X1, whose amino-acid sequence MRTFSETATGVPAFLAKLWRLVEDPDTNLIYWQSDGRSFIIQNQAQFARELLPQNYKHNNMASFIRQLNMYGFHKIASIDNGGLKFDKDEMEFSHPCFQRDNPYLLEHIKRKIATTKQAPEDKAAIKPEIVNKVMSEVKVVRGRQDTLDSRFSAMKQENEALWREIAVLRQKHMKQQQIVNKLIQFLVTLVQPSARGGAGMNAMNGVKRRFQLMINDVPDATKKRKHSQDSGPVIHELTEDLLDDCNYDYDTPIDSPTILSPKALSTTQDGDEVSSPTNFRVERMADLINHSNANADDDTNDDEVIVPEDGVSYIIDEHPKNYEWMNSNSATGNGTNQIKAEPVQEYVISYVKPGTQGKTKIETKVAAKPFVAPKSQSPGTSLLNQQQTTKKRPQLLLKMNKPIRNDGKVIQSVVGPSKVVVTKKPTTVTTATTNRNENVRKAASKSYTNQSDFNDSDMPHDLFESTDETISPMLNSDINVASGSYNATLSDDYSKKLMPTSSKNLAIAKYNNKQDGEEIQLNTPEDVNMQLENIQGDLDSLKELFQADTDYSLDANALFGNPSGSTSSTKNRLLLSPSVDSELFSKIFGDLDAPFGLSLNPDFPMDKRDDAGTSGSELINYQPYNSLDLSEIMDPDSALAGIEDKQNENADDDSLLNAPELNTPRIDKKTISFNTK is encoded by the exons ATGCGTACATTTAGTGAAACTGCAACTGGTGTACCAGCTTTTCTAGCCAAATTATGGCGACTTGTCGAGGATCCAGACACAAATCTAATTTATTGGCAATCT GATGGTCGAAGCTTCATCATACAGAATCAGGCTCAATTCGCTAGAGAACTTCTTCCACAGAATTACAAGCACAACAATATGGCCAGTTTTATCCGGCAACTTAACATGT ATGGTTTTCATAAAATTGCTTCAATTGATAACGGTGGCCTCAAATTCGACAAAGATGAAATGGAGTTTTCCCATCCATGCTTTCAACGTGATAATCCTTACCTACTGGAGCACATTAAGCGAAAAATTGCGACCACAAAGCAAGCACCGGAAGACAAAGCAGCTATCAAACCCGAAATAGTCAATAAAGTTATGAGTGAAGTGAAAGTTGTACGTGGTCGACAGGATACACTAGATTCACGATTCTCAGCAATGAAACAGGAAAACGAAGCTTTGTGGCGTGAGATTGCCGTTCTGCGACAGAAGCACATGAAGCAGCAGCAAATCGTtaacaaattaattcaatttttggtaACATTGGTGCAACCGTCAGCTCGTGGCGGAGCCGGAATGAATGCAATGAATGGTGTAAAGCGACGGTTCCAATTGATGATCAATGACGTGCCTGATGCGACAAAAAAGCGTAAACATAGTCAAGATTCCGGGCCGGTCATTCATGAGCTCACCGAAGATTTACTAGATGACTGCAACTATGACTATGATACGCCAATTGATTCTCCGACCATACTATCGCCGAAGGCTTTATCAACAACACAAGATGGAGATGAGGTGTCTAGTCCAACAAATTTTAGAGTAGAAAGGATGGCAGACTTAATTAATCATTCAAACGCAAACGCTGACGACGATACAAACGATGATGAAGTTATTGTACCAGAAGACGGCGTCAGCTACATCATCGATGAACACCCAAAAAATTACGAGTGGATGAACTCCAATAGTGCAACGGGAAACGGTACCAATCAAATTAAAGCCGAACCGGTTCAGGAATACGTGATTTCCTACGTAAAGCCAGGAACACAAGGTAAAaccaaaatcgaaacaaaagtTGCAGCAAAACCGTTTGTAGCGCCAAAGTCACAATCGCCCGGAACAAGTTTATTGAATCAACAGCAGACTACGAAAAAACGGCCCCAGTTACTGTTAAAGATGAACAAACCGATTCGCAATGATGGAAAAGTGATTCAATCGGTTGTGGGACCCAGCAAAGTTGTTGTCACGAAAAAGCCAACCACCGTTACTACTGCTACTACCAACCGAAACGAGAATGTTAGAAAGGCGGCTTCAAAGTCTTACACGAACCAAAGTGACTTCAATGACTCGGACATGCCGCACGATTTATTTGAATCGACGGATGAAACAATATCGCCGATGTTAAATAGTGATATCAATGTGGCATCAGGCTCGTACAATGCTACTCTATCAGATGACTACTCAAAGAAACTGATGCCGACAAGTTCGAAAAATTTGGCAATTGCAAAGTATAACAACAAACAAGATGGTgaagaaattcaattgaacACGCC GGAAGATGTTAATATGCAACTGGAGAACATACAAGGAGATTTGGATTCTTTGAAAGAGCTATTCCAAGCTGATACTGACTATTCATTGGATGCCAACGCATTATTCGGG AATCCATCGGGATCAAcatcatcaacaaaaaatcgtttactGTTATCACCATCCGTTGATAGTGAATTATTTTCGAAG ATATTCGGTGATCTGGACGCACCATTTGGACTATCTTTGAATCCTGATTTTCCCATGGATAAACGTGACG ATGCTGGTACTTCTGGATCTGAATTGATCAACTATCAACCATATAATTCCTTAGATCTGTCGGAAATTATGGATCCGGATTCAGCGCTGGCAGGCATTGAGGATAAACAAAATG aaaatgccGATGATGATTCATTATTAAATGCACCAGAACTGAATACGCCACGAATCGATAAAAAGACTATTTCATTcaacacaaaataa
- the LOC119071168 gene encoding heat shock factor protein isoform X3: protein MASFIRQLNMYGFHKIASIDNGGLKFDKDEMEFSHPCFQRDNPYLLEHIKRKIATTKQAPEDKAAIKPEIVNKVMSEVKVVRGRQDTLDSRFSAMKQENEALWREIAVLRQKHMKQQQIVNKLIQFLVTLVQPSARGGAGMNAMNGVKRRFQLMINDVPDATKKRKHSQDSGPVIHELTEDLLDDCNYDYDTPIDSPTILSPKALSTTQDGDEVSSPTNFRVERMADLINHSNANADDDTNDDEVIVPEDGVSYIIDEHPKNYEWMNSNSATGNGTNQIKAEPVQEYVISYVKPGTQGKTKIETKVAAKPFVAPKSQSPGTSLLNQQQTTKKRPQLLLKMNKPIRNDGKVIQSVVGPSKVVVTKKPTTVTTATTNRNENVRKAASKSYTNQSDFNDSDMPHDLFESTDETISPMLNSDINVASGSYNATLSDDYSKKLMPTSSKNLAIAKYNNKQDGEEIQLNTPEDVNMQLENIQGDLDSLKELFQADTDYSLDANALFGNPSGSTSSTKNRLLLSPSVDSELFSKIFGDLDAPFGLSLNPDFPMDKRDDAGTSGSELINYQPYNSLDLSEIMDPDSALAGIEDKQNENADDDSLLNAPELNTPRIDKKTISFNTK, encoded by the exons ATGGCCAGTTTTATCCGGCAACTTAACATGT ATGGTTTTCATAAAATTGCTTCAATTGATAACGGTGGCCTCAAATTCGACAAAGATGAAATGGAGTTTTCCCATCCATGCTTTCAACGTGATAATCCTTACCTACTGGAGCACATTAAGCGAAAAATTGCGACCACAAAGCAAGCACCGGAAGACAAAGCAGCTATCAAACCCGAAATAGTCAATAAAGTTATGAGTGAAGTGAAAGTTGTACGTGGTCGACAGGATACACTAGATTCACGATTCTCAGCAATGAAACAGGAAAACGAAGCTTTGTGGCGTGAGATTGCCGTTCTGCGACAGAAGCACATGAAGCAGCAGCAAATCGTtaacaaattaattcaatttttggtaACATTGGTGCAACCGTCAGCTCGTGGCGGAGCCGGAATGAATGCAATGAATGGTGTAAAGCGACGGTTCCAATTGATGATCAATGACGTGCCTGATGCGACAAAAAAGCGTAAACATAGTCAAGATTCCGGGCCGGTCATTCATGAGCTCACCGAAGATTTACTAGATGACTGCAACTATGACTATGATACGCCAATTGATTCTCCGACCATACTATCGCCGAAGGCTTTATCAACAACACAAGATGGAGATGAGGTGTCTAGTCCAACAAATTTTAGAGTAGAAAGGATGGCAGACTTAATTAATCATTCAAACGCAAACGCTGACGACGATACAAACGATGATGAAGTTATTGTACCAGAAGACGGCGTCAGCTACATCATCGATGAACACCCAAAAAATTACGAGTGGATGAACTCCAATAGTGCAACGGGAAACGGTACCAATCAAATTAAAGCCGAACCGGTTCAGGAATACGTGATTTCCTACGTAAAGCCAGGAACACAAGGTAAAaccaaaatcgaaacaaaagtTGCAGCAAAACCGTTTGTAGCGCCAAAGTCACAATCGCCCGGAACAAGTTTATTGAATCAACAGCAGACTACGAAAAAACGGCCCCAGTTACTGTTAAAGATGAACAAACCGATTCGCAATGATGGAAAAGTGATTCAATCGGTTGTGGGACCCAGCAAAGTTGTTGTCACGAAAAAGCCAACCACCGTTACTACTGCTACTACCAACCGAAACGAGAATGTTAGAAAGGCGGCTTCAAAGTCTTACACGAACCAAAGTGACTTCAATGACTCGGACATGCCGCACGATTTATTTGAATCGACGGATGAAACAATATCGCCGATGTTAAATAGTGATATCAATGTGGCATCAGGCTCGTACAATGCTACTCTATCAGATGACTACTCAAAGAAACTGATGCCGACAAGTTCGAAAAATTTGGCAATTGCAAAGTATAACAACAAACAAGATGGTgaagaaattcaattgaacACGCC GGAAGATGTTAATATGCAACTGGAGAACATACAAGGAGATTTGGATTCTTTGAAAGAGCTATTCCAAGCTGATACTGACTATTCATTGGATGCCAACGCATTATTCGGG AATCCATCGGGATCAAcatcatcaacaaaaaatcgtttactGTTATCACCATCCGTTGATAGTGAATTATTTTCGAAG ATATTCGGTGATCTGGACGCACCATTTGGACTATCTTTGAATCCTGATTTTCCCATGGATAAACGTGACG ATGCTGGTACTTCTGGATCTGAATTGATCAACTATCAACCATATAATTCCTTAGATCTGTCGGAAATTATGGATCCGGATTCAGCGCTGGCAGGCATTGAGGATAAACAAAATG aaaatgccGATGATGATTCATTATTAAATGCACCAGAACTGAATACGCCACGAATCGATAAAAAGACTATTTCATTcaacacaaaataa
- the LOC119071177 gene encoding sodium-dependent nutrient amino acid transporter 1-like isoform X2, which translates to MVYDNRGFESDELGNATTNNIKHVPISKLDFTRNTNKPPDAAPSVPAIAPKERDGWGNDIEFLFSCIAMSVGLGNVWRFPFAALDNGGGAFLIPYFIVLFVVGRPIYYLEMIVGQFSSRGSAKVYDMVPAMRGIGYGQVTSVGIVSTYYVSIMALTLKYFWDSFQAPLPWSVCKVEWGSECTSSLASNNESAVNSTVSLKSSAELYFQNEVLKEKDNIDDGIGIPDWRLGLCLLASWGCVLIILVKGVRSSGKASYFLAVFPYVGMGILLVRACTLEGAADGILYFIKPQFGKLLDPTVWYAAVTQCFFSLSVCFGNIIMYSSYNKFSHNIYRDSTVVALLDTFTSLIAGCTIFAILGHLAHLTGSDDIGSVVKGGTGLAFISYPDAIAKFEWLPQLFSVVFFFMLFVLGVGSNIAMTSCVMTVIRDQFPSVKAWHAASGVTMIGLLIGFVYVTPGGQFVLNLVDFFGASFTAYILAIAELIAFGWIYGVNRICQDTVFMTGKNPGLYWRICWGFLTPLLMVAILLYTFFTYQPLKYHDIYYPDSAYAAGWTISAFGIVQLPLWCIYAIIKQKGDTWLEKIQGAFRPKSDWGPSDPVTFQRYQKYRTDNCLNIEIFENDRWYNRVKRNVFG; encoded by the exons ATGGTGTACGATAATCGAGGATTCGAAAGTGACGAGCTCGGCAATGCAACAACGAACAACATAAAACACGTACCAATTTCCAAACTGGATTTTACACGAAATACCAACAAG CCTCCCGATGCAGCCCCATCAGTTCCAGCGATAGCACCGAAGGAACGTGATGGTTGGGGTAAtgatattgaatttttattcagTTGCATTGCTATGTCAGTCGGATTG GGCAATGTTTggcgatttccatttgctgcTTTGGACAACGGAGGTGGAGCGTTTCTCATTCCATATTTTATAGTTTTATTTGTGGTTGGACGACCCATTTACTATTTAGAAATGATTGTTGGGCAATTTTCCAGTAGAGGAAGTGCAAAAGTGTATGACATGGTTCCAGCTATGAGAG GTATTGGTTACGGACAAGTCACATCGGTAGGCATTGTGTCTACGTATTACGTGAGTAT CATGGCACTTACGTTGAAGTATTTCTGGGACTCTTTTCAAGCTCCTCTGCCATGGAGCGTCTGTAAAGTTGAATGGGGTTCAGAATGTACTTCATCACTCGCATCGAATAACGAATCAGCTGTCAACAGTACGGTTTCACTGAAGTCATCAGCTGAATTATACTTTCA AAACGAAGTGCTCAAAGAGAAAGACAACATAGACGACGGTATCGGAATACCTG ACTGGAGGCTCGGCCTATGCTTGCTGGCATCGTGGGGATGTGTGCTGATAATATTGGTCAAAGGTGTCCGCAGCTCCGGCAAAGCGTCGTATTTCTTAGCCGTTTTTCCCTATGTGGGAATGGGAATATTGTTAGTTCGGGCGTGCACATTAGAAGGGGCGGCAGATGGTATTCTGTATTTCATAAAACCGCAATTCGGCAAGTTATTGGATCCGACT GTGTGGTATGCAGCCGTAACACAATGTTTCTTTTCATTATCCGTATGTTTCGGCAATATTATCATGTATTCGTCGTACAACAAATTTTCGCACAATATATACAGAGACTCGACTGTAGTGGCACTATTAGATACTTTCACGTCGTTAATAGCTGGCTGTACAATTTTTGCCATATTAGGTCATTTAGCACATTTAACTGGATCTGACGATATAGGCAGCGTCGTCAAAGGTGGAACTGGTCTCGCTTTCATATCGTATCCTG ACGCTATCGCCAAATTCGAGTGGCTGCCTCAA CTTTTCTCCGTGGTATTTTTCTTTATGCTGTTCGTATTGGGTGTCGGATCAAATATTGCAATGACATCATGCGTTATGACTGTTATCCGGGATCAATTTCCAAGTGTAAAAGCTTGGCATGCAGCATCCGGTGTGACAATGATTGGACTCTTGATTGGTTTTGTTTATGTGACACCG GGAGGTCAATTCGTTCTGAATTTAGTGGACTTCTTTGGAGCATCGTTTACAGCATATATTTTGGCCATCGCTGAATTGATCGCTTTCGGATGGATATACG GAGTGAATCGTATATGCCAAGATACTGTGTTTATGACGGGAAAAAATCCGGGTCTCTATTGGCGAATTTGTTGGGGATTTCTGACACCTCTTCTAATGGTGGCCATTTTACTGTACACATTCTTTACTTACCAGCCGTTAAAATACCACGACATCTATTATCCAGACTCTGCCTACG CCGCTGGTTGGACTATTTCGGCATTCGGCATCGTACAGTTGCCATTGTGGTGTATATACGCAATAATTAAGCAAAAAGGTGACACATGGCTCGAGAAAATACAAGGAGCTTTTCGTCCGAAGTCTGATTGGGGACCGAG TGATCCAGTCACATTCCAACGGTATCAAAAGTATCGCACAGACAACTGTTTgaatatcgaaattttcgagaatGATCGATGGTACAACAGAGTAAAACGAAATGTGTTCGGCTGA
- the LOC119071177 gene encoding sodium-dependent nutrient amino acid transporter 1-like isoform X1: MVYDNRGFESDELGNATTNNIKHVPISKLDFTRNTNKPPDAAPSVPAIAPKERDGWGNDIEFLFSCIAMSVGLGNVWRFPFAALDNGGGAFLIPYFIVLFVVGRPIYYLEMIVGQFSSRGSAKVYDMVPAMRGTGYGQVIAVFWLCTYYASTMAVITRYLIDSFQPTLPWANCKNEWQSCISSSQTNNHTNNLNYSFTSVVQGSHIMSSSEHYFTNEVLKEKDNIDDGIGIPDWRLGLCLLASWGCVLIILVKGVRSSGKASYFLAVFPYVGMGILLVRACTLEGAADGILYFIKPQFGKLLDPTVWYAAVTQCFFSLSVCFGNIIMYSSYNKFSHNIYRDSTVVALLDTFTSLIAGCTIFAILGHLAHLTGSDDIGSVVKGGTGLAFISYPDAIAKFEWLPQLFSVVFFFMLFVLGVGSNIAMTSCVMTVIRDQFPSVKAWHAASGVTMIGLLIGFVYVTPGGQFVLNLVDFFGASFTAYILAIAELIAFGWIYGVNRICQDTVFMTGKNPGLYWRICWGFLTPLLMVAILLYTFFTYQPLKYHDIYYPDSAYAAGWTISAFGIVQLPLWCIYAIIKQKGDTWLEKIQGAFRPKSDWGPSDPVTFQRYQKYRTDNCLNIEIFENDRWYNRVKRNVFG, translated from the exons ATGGTGTACGATAATCGAGGATTCGAAAGTGACGAGCTCGGCAATGCAACAACGAACAACATAAAACACGTACCAATTTCCAAACTGGATTTTACACGAAATACCAACAAG CCTCCCGATGCAGCCCCATCAGTTCCAGCGATAGCACCGAAGGAACGTGATGGTTGGGGTAAtgatattgaatttttattcagTTGCATTGCTATGTCAGTCGGATTG GGCAATGTTTggcgatttccatttgctgcTTTGGACAACGGAGGTGGAGCGTTTCTCATTCCATATTTTATAGTTTTATTTGTGGTTGGACGACCCATTTACTATTTAGAAATGATTGTTGGGCAATTTTCCAGTAGAGGAAGTGCAAAAGTGTATGACATGGTTCCAGCTATGAGAG GCACTGGTTATGGACAAGTTATCGCTGTGTTTTGGCTTTGCACTTATTACGCTTCGACGATGGCGGTTATAACACGATATTTAATTGACTCCTTTCAACCCACATTACCTTGGGCAAACTGCAAAAATGAGTGGCAAAGTTGCATCAGTTCTAGTCAAACTAACAATCACACTAACAacttaaattattcatttacTTCTGTGGTTCAGGGCAGCCATATAATGAGTAGTTCTGAACATTATTTTAC AAACGAAGTGCTCAAAGAGAAAGACAACATAGACGACGGTATCGGAATACCTG ACTGGAGGCTCGGCCTATGCTTGCTGGCATCGTGGGGATGTGTGCTGATAATATTGGTCAAAGGTGTCCGCAGCTCCGGCAAAGCGTCGTATTTCTTAGCCGTTTTTCCCTATGTGGGAATGGGAATATTGTTAGTTCGGGCGTGCACATTAGAAGGGGCGGCAGATGGTATTCTGTATTTCATAAAACCGCAATTCGGCAAGTTATTGGATCCGACT GTGTGGTATGCAGCCGTAACACAATGTTTCTTTTCATTATCCGTATGTTTCGGCAATATTATCATGTATTCGTCGTACAACAAATTTTCGCACAATATATACAGAGACTCGACTGTAGTGGCACTATTAGATACTTTCACGTCGTTAATAGCTGGCTGTACAATTTTTGCCATATTAGGTCATTTAGCACATTTAACTGGATCTGACGATATAGGCAGCGTCGTCAAAGGTGGAACTGGTCTCGCTTTCATATCGTATCCTG ACGCTATCGCCAAATTCGAGTGGCTGCCTCAA CTTTTCTCCGTGGTATTTTTCTTTATGCTGTTCGTATTGGGTGTCGGATCAAATATTGCAATGACATCATGCGTTATGACTGTTATCCGGGATCAATTTCCAAGTGTAAAAGCTTGGCATGCAGCATCCGGTGTGACAATGATTGGACTCTTGATTGGTTTTGTTTATGTGACACCG GGAGGTCAATTCGTTCTGAATTTAGTGGACTTCTTTGGAGCATCGTTTACAGCATATATTTTGGCCATCGCTGAATTGATCGCTTTCGGATGGATATACG GAGTGAATCGTATATGCCAAGATACTGTGTTTATGACGGGAAAAAATCCGGGTCTCTATTGGCGAATTTGTTGGGGATTTCTGACACCTCTTCTAATGGTGGCCATTTTACTGTACACATTCTTTACTTACCAGCCGTTAAAATACCACGACATCTATTATCCAGACTCTGCCTACG CCGCTGGTTGGACTATTTCGGCATTCGGCATCGTACAGTTGCCATTGTGGTGTATATACGCAATAATTAAGCAAAAAGGTGACACATGGCTCGAGAAAATACAAGGAGCTTTTCGTCCGAAGTCTGATTGGGGACCGAG TGATCCAGTCACATTCCAACGGTATCAAAAGTATCGCACAGACAACTGTTTgaatatcgaaattttcgagaatGATCGATGGTACAACAGAGTAAAACGAAATGTGTTCGGCTGA